One genomic segment of Paenibacillus xylanexedens includes these proteins:
- a CDS encoding DUF72 domain-containing protein, giving the protein MIHIGLTGWGDQEDLYPIRTKAKDKLGLYGKYFSTVEVDSSFYAVQPQDRMARWAAETPESFAFIIKAYQGMTGHLRGKPYFTSTSEMYKAFRESLEPVIEAGKMQAALFQYPPWFECNKDNVKELREVKLRMEGIPCALEFRHRSWYEDGMRERTLAFLKEQGWIHSVCDEPQAGPGSIPIVPQATDSEMTLVRMHGRNVSGWHQNGAPNWRETRYLYRYNKEELLEWKGYLEQLQEQSKDVYVIFNNNSGGDAAANAQMMMNMLDLPVKPFPDRTEPEQEEGPEQLELF; this is encoded by the coding sequence TTACCGGATGGGGGGATCAGGAAGATCTCTATCCCATCCGCACCAAAGCTAAAGACAAGCTCGGTCTATACGGGAAATACTTCTCCACCGTGGAGGTGGATAGTTCCTTCTATGCTGTTCAGCCGCAGGATCGAATGGCACGGTGGGCCGCCGAGACGCCCGAATCCTTTGCTTTTATCATCAAAGCCTATCAGGGAATGACCGGACATCTGCGGGGCAAGCCCTACTTCACCAGTACGTCGGAGATGTATAAGGCTTTTCGGGAATCACTGGAGCCTGTCATTGAAGCTGGCAAAATGCAGGCAGCCTTGTTTCAATATCCACCTTGGTTTGAATGTAATAAAGACAACGTGAAAGAGCTTCGTGAAGTGAAACTTCGAATGGAAGGCATTCCGTGCGCACTCGAATTCCGCCATCGCAGCTGGTATGAAGATGGCATGCGTGAGCGAACACTTGCGTTCCTGAAAGAGCAAGGCTGGATTCACAGTGTCTGTGATGAACCTCAGGCCGGTCCAGGTTCCATTCCCATCGTGCCACAGGCGACGGATTCGGAGATGACACTGGTTCGCATGCACGGACGCAACGTGTCCGGCTGGCATCAGAATGGTGCGCCCAATTGGCGCGAGACCCGTTATTTGTACCGTTACAACAAAGAAGAACTGTTGGAGTGGAAAGGATATCTAGAGCAATTGCAGGAGCAGAGCAAGGATGTCTATGTTATTTTCAATAACAACTCCGGTGGCGATGCAGCAGCGAATGCACAGATGATGATGAATATGCTGGATCTGCCAGTAAAGCCTTTTCCTGATCGTACTGAACCAGAGCAGGAAGAAGGACCGGAGCAGCTGGAGTTATTTTAA
- a CDS encoding glycoside hydrolase family 88/105 protein, which translates to MYDSIPDILTTVAQRYIGDHPKHSFLFRAYHQGGFRRLGDYRYDLNLNEKCVEARAGQYVYVWGKLWSEQNATLNTGLNCYSPVTIYVNGEEVFKSELLQELFPERRTQIPISVNYGWNDVLLCFVKTEVGFGGIYGTASFKNFPLHFLTPGQDRQGQEGWLYSEPVDEPVLSLPRDGMTEEETGLTWYPRKAWTDEEQSAGSFARIFGTKQPAVAYAWSRLDVTLPGSTPVILKGRHDGALTLYVAGTEVYSAGNSGSFRVELPRRYGSSDLVVKGVIQVAGGSWGFTLEDAERSGSTGWRLKPPHPVAGCSDPWLYTGVFTPGAEPSHADIVRTDTVFDDGAKGVYWRVDLPDTRVRPYLENTHYGKWNYPLGVTLLGLLQTGQELGRNDYIQYVRQHIELSTSFDRYGLWDREGYGAAGINNQLSAIDSLDDCGSFGSTLLAAMELGDIRGGRDTADRIAGYITDEQERLEDGAFYRVRGSGEMRQETMWCDDLYMSTPFLMRYGQLTGDGAYWDDAVNQFLMFRKYLYLPEQQIMSHVYDFVRGRATDIPWGRGNGWVLFSLTELLSILPHDHVKRPELLRFYRDLSQGYLALQGENGLWHQVLNRPDSYEETSCTSMFIYAYARGIREGWLEQPEPYLEAVRKGWEGITRLSIDYKGNIYGVCRGSGYSFTALYYRDDLGWNLNDTHGIGIVLLAGIEAHKMNQQLREVPIDSSVTAAQR; encoded by the coding sequence GTGTACGATTCAATTCCAGATATATTGACAACGGTGGCCCAGCGTTATATTGGCGATCATCCCAAACATTCATTTTTGTTCAGAGCCTATCATCAGGGAGGTTTTCGCAGGCTAGGGGATTATCGCTACGACCTGAATTTGAATGAGAAATGCGTAGAGGCTCGTGCAGGGCAGTACGTATATGTATGGGGCAAGTTATGGAGCGAGCAGAATGCAACGTTAAATACAGGCCTGAACTGTTATAGTCCGGTGACAATCTATGTGAATGGTGAAGAGGTATTCAAGTCTGAGCTATTGCAGGAATTATTTCCAGAGCGAAGAACCCAGATTCCGATTTCCGTTAACTATGGCTGGAATGATGTGTTGTTATGTTTTGTCAAAACAGAAGTGGGATTCGGCGGTATCTACGGAACAGCCTCGTTCAAAAATTTCCCGCTACACTTCCTCACTCCTGGACAGGATCGTCAGGGACAGGAGGGCTGGTTATATTCGGAACCCGTCGATGAACCTGTATTATCTCTTCCTCGTGACGGCATGACGGAAGAAGAAACAGGTCTTACCTGGTATCCGCGCAAGGCGTGGACAGACGAGGAGCAAAGCGCAGGTTCATTCGCCCGCATCTTCGGCACGAAACAGCCCGCTGTGGCCTACGCATGGTCCAGACTGGATGTAACCTTGCCAGGATCAACACCAGTTATTTTAAAAGGACGTCATGATGGAGCTTTGACCTTGTATGTGGCCGGAACGGAAGTATACTCTGCTGGAAATAGCGGTAGTTTCCGCGTTGAACTCCCACGCCGTTACGGTTCTTCGGATCTGGTCGTGAAAGGTGTAATCCAGGTAGCAGGTGGCTCGTGGGGATTCACCTTGGAAGATGCCGAGCGTTCGGGTTCCACAGGCTGGAGACTGAAACCGCCTCATCCGGTTGCAGGATGCTCTGACCCATGGCTGTACACAGGTGTGTTTACTCCCGGTGCTGAACCATCCCACGCCGACATCGTGCGAACCGATACCGTATTTGATGATGGTGCAAAAGGTGTGTATTGGCGGGTAGATCTTCCCGACACCCGTGTGCGTCCTTACCTGGAAAATACACATTACGGAAAGTGGAATTATCCGCTCGGCGTCACCCTGCTTGGACTTCTCCAGACGGGACAGGAATTGGGACGGAATGATTACATTCAGTATGTACGGCAACATATTGAACTGAGTACTTCATTTGATCGCTACGGTCTGTGGGATCGGGAAGGGTACGGTGCGGCAGGAATCAATAATCAGCTGTCTGCCATAGACAGTCTGGATGATTGCGGTTCGTTCGGATCTACACTGCTCGCTGCGATGGAGTTGGGCGATATTCGTGGGGGAAGAGATACCGCGGATCGGATTGCGGGCTACATTACGGATGAGCAGGAACGTCTGGAGGATGGTGCCTTTTACCGAGTTCGTGGCAGTGGGGAGATGCGTCAGGAGACGATGTGGTGTGATGACTTATACATGAGTACACCTTTTCTAATGAGGTATGGTCAGTTGACAGGCGATGGGGCGTATTGGGATGATGCGGTCAATCAGTTCCTGATGTTCCGTAAGTACCTCTATCTTCCCGAACAACAGATCATGTCCCATGTGTATGATTTTGTGCGTGGTCGGGCGACAGATATTCCGTGGGGACGCGGGAACGGCTGGGTGCTCTTCTCATTAACCGAATTGTTATCCATCCTGCCACATGATCATGTGAAACGGCCGGAATTGCTACGTTTCTATCGTGATTTAAGTCAAGGTTATTTGGCGCTACAAGGGGAAAATGGACTGTGGCATCAGGTGTTGAACCGCCCGGATTCGTATGAAGAGACTTCCTGCACATCCATGTTCATCTACGCCTATGCCCGCGGCATTCGGGAAGGGTGGCTGGAGCAGCCCGAGCCCTATCTGGAAGCAGTGCGCAAAGGATGGGAAGGCATAACGCGCTTGTCGATTGATTATAAAGGCAATATATATGGGGTATGCCGGGGCTCCGGGTACTCGTTTACCGCCTTGTATTATCGCGATGATCTGGGTTGGAATCTGAACGATACCCATGGGATCGGGATTGTGCTCTTGGCTGGCATTGAGGCGCATAAAATGAACCAGCAGCTACGCGAGGTGCCTATCGATTCTTCGGTTACAGCCGCGCAGCGCTGA
- a CDS encoding polysaccharide deacetylase family protein has product MGHRIQFDRYPGGVMKALTLSYDDGVVHDRRLVEICNRYGLRGTFNLNSGTLGNPGRIETGEVAELYAGHEVAVHTVTHPTLPYVPNELLTEEIMEDRKALEQLVGYPVRGMAYPNGGYDRALSTKLEWLGIDYARTVESHGRYTLPDRPLEWHPTCHHNHDLAAHAERFIQHSKTGTPLLLYVWGHSYEFNDNDNWQIIEQFGEQIGGRNDIWYATNIEVIAYWKAVQRLECSADRSIIHNPSAIPVWFTADQQVVEVQGGETLRLSERIKV; this is encoded by the coding sequence ATGGGACATCGTATTCAGTTTGACCGTTATCCAGGTGGTGTGATGAAAGCGTTGACGCTCAGTTATGACGATGGAGTGGTGCATGATCGCAGACTGGTGGAAATCTGTAATCGGTATGGCCTGCGAGGAACATTTAATCTGAACTCTGGTACCCTGGGTAATCCAGGCCGCATTGAGACTGGGGAAGTCGCTGAACTGTATGCGGGGCATGAAGTGGCCGTTCACACGGTTACTCACCCTACGCTACCTTATGTTCCGAATGAACTACTGACCGAAGAGATTATGGAGGACCGAAAAGCATTGGAGCAACTTGTCGGTTATCCAGTACGAGGCATGGCCTATCCCAATGGAGGGTACGACCGTGCGTTAAGTACGAAGCTGGAGTGGCTTGGCATCGATTATGCTCGTACCGTTGAATCACATGGCAGATACACGTTGCCAGACCGACCCCTTGAATGGCATCCGACCTGCCATCATAACCATGATTTGGCGGCGCATGCCGAACGTTTTATCCAACATTCCAAAACAGGTACGCCACTATTACTCTACGTTTGGGGTCACAGCTATGAGTTCAATGACAACGACAACTGGCAGATCATCGAACAGTTTGGTGAGCAGATTGGCGGCAGGAACGACATCTGGTACGCGACGAACATTGAAGTGATTGCCTACTGGAAAGCGGTGCAACGACTGGAGTGTTCAGCTGATCGATCCATCATCCATAATCCGTCTGCCATCCCGGTTTGGTTCACGGCAGATCAGCAGGTTGTTGAAGTGCAAGGCGGAGAGACATTGCGGCTAAGCGAACGAATCAAGGTATAA